One window of the Camelus dromedarius isolate mCamDro1 chromosome 15, mCamDro1.pat, whole genome shotgun sequence genome contains the following:
- the CNRIP1 gene encoding CB1 cannabinoid receptor-interacting protein 1, giving the protein MGDLPGLVRLSIALRIQPNDGPVFYKVDGQRFGQNRTIKLLTGSSYKVEVKIKPTTLQVENISIGGVVVPLELKSKEPDGDRIVYTGTYDTEGVAPTKSGERQPIQITMPFTDIGTFETVWQVKFYNYHKRDHCQWGSPFSVIEYECKPNETRSLMWVNKESFL; this is encoded by the exons ATGGGGGACCTGCCGGGCCTCGTGCGCCTCTCCATCGCGCTGCGCATCCAGCCCAACGACGGCCCGGTCTTCTACAAGGTGGACGGGCAGCGCTTCGGCCAGAACCGCACCATCAAGCTGCTCACGGGGTCCTCCTACAAGGTGGAGGTGAAGATTAAGCCCACCACGCTGCAGGTCGA GAATATTTCCATTGGTGGTGTGGTTGTCCCACTGGAGCTGAAGTCTAAAGAACCTGATGGGGACAGAATTGTATATACAGGCACATACGACACAGAAGGTGTGGCCCCAACCAAGAGTGGAGAACGGCAACCCATCCAGATCACCATGCCG tTCACTGACATAGGGACCTTCGAGACCGTGTGGCAGGTCAAGTTCTACAATTACCACAAGCGAGATCACTGCCAGTGGGGAAGCCCCTTCTCTGTCATTGAGTACGAATGCAAACCCAATGAGACCCGCAGCCTCATGTGGGTGAACAAGGAGTCCTTCCTCTGA